The following proteins are co-located in the Pseudomonas synxantha genome:
- a CDS encoding flagellar protein MotY produces MRQHYLALLSVFASLPAMALTFQTRLENIEWKVEGDQFECRLTQPITDFGSGEFVRRAGEQATFRLKAYNGSFGAGSATLLAAAAPWQPGRGDINLGAVRVGSGDVLFNSSQAQAGRLFTGLLEGRSPTVRHYGREGGYSEIRLLPVKFNKAYSDYQLCTTKLLPMNYDQVKQTEVGFPGGGIELDAAAKKKLSVILAFMKADPTVNHVELNGHSDNSGNRLTNRDVSRRRALAVMDYFKANGIAESQITLRFHGESYPLAPNTNAANRARNRRVNIQLERVAAPEKPASQATAPSNPAATS; encoded by the coding sequence GTGCGCCAGCATTATCTAGCCCTGCTCAGTGTGTTCGCCAGCCTGCCTGCGATGGCCCTCACGTTCCAGACCCGCCTGGAGAATATTGAGTGGAAGGTAGAAGGTGACCAGTTCGAGTGCCGCCTGACCCAGCCGATCACCGATTTCGGCTCCGGCGAATTCGTGCGCCGCGCCGGTGAGCAGGCGACGTTTCGCTTGAAGGCCTATAACGGCTCGTTCGGCGCAGGTTCGGCGACTTTGTTGGCTGCTGCTGCGCCCTGGCAGCCGGGCCGAGGGGATATCAACCTCGGCGCCGTACGGGTCGGCAGTGGTGACGTATTGTTCAACAGCTCCCAAGCCCAGGCCGGGCGTCTGTTCACCGGCTTGCTCGAGGGGCGTAGCCCGACCGTGCGGCATTACGGACGTGAGGGTGGTTATTCGGAAATTCGCCTGCTGCCGGTGAAGTTCAACAAGGCCTACAGCGACTATCAGTTGTGCACCACCAAGCTGCTGCCAATGAATTATGACCAGGTCAAACAGACTGAAGTCGGCTTCCCCGGTGGCGGCATCGAACTGGACGCGGCTGCCAAGAAGAAGCTGTCGGTGATTCTTGCATTCATGAAAGCCGACCCCACGGTCAATCACGTCGAGTTGAACGGCCATTCGGATAACAGTGGCAACCGACTGACCAATCGCGATGTCTCGCGCCGGCGCGCCCTGGCGGTGATGGACTATTTCAAGGCCAACGGCATCGCGGAATCGCAGATCACCCTGCGGTTTCATGGCGAAAGCTATCCTTTGGCGCCCAACACCAATGCGGCCAACCGCGCCCGCAACCGTCGTGTGAATATCCAGCTTGAGCGGGTAGCGGCCCCCGAGAAACCGGCATCCCAGGCCACTGCGCCGAGCAATCCTGCCGCCACATCATAA
- the metG gene encoding methionine--tRNA ligase, translated as MSEPRKILVTSALPYANGSIHLGHMLEYIQTDMWVRFQKHRGNQCIYVCADDAHGSAIMLRAEKEGITPEQLIANVQAEHSADFAEFLVDFDNFHSTHSEENRELSSQIYKRLRDAGHIATRSITQYFDPDKKMFLADRFIKGTCPKCGTEDQYGDNCEKCGATYAPTDLKNPKSAISGATPVLKDSQHFFFKLPDFQQMLQTWTRSGTLQDAVANKIAEWLDAGLQQWDISRDAPYFGFEIPDEPGKYFYVWLDAPIGYMASFKNLCDRTPELDFDAFWAKDSTAELYHFIGKDIVNFHALFWPAMLEGSGYRKPTGIAVHGYLTVNGQKMSKSRGTFIKARTYLDHLSPEYLRYYYASKLGRGVDDLDLNLEDFVQKVNSDLVGKVVNIASRCAGFIHKGNAGVMVAENAAPELTEAFLAAAPSIADAYEARDFARAMREIMGLADRANAWIADKAPWSLNKQEGKEAEVQAICSTGINLFRQLVIFLKPVLPLLAADAEAFLNVAPLTWADHATWLSNHQLNAFKPLMTRIDPVKVQAMTDASKEDLIASQTDTGQSSPAGNGELAKDPISPEIDFDAFAAVDLRVALIIKAEAVEGADKLLRLTLDIGDEQRNVFSGIKSAYPDPSKLDGRLTMMIANLKPRKMKFGISEGMVMAAGPGGEEIYLLSPDSGAKPGQRIK; from the coding sequence ATGTCCGAGCCACGCAAGATCCTCGTCACCAGCGCCCTGCCCTATGCCAATGGTTCCATCCATCTTGGCCATATGCTTGAGTACATCCAGACCGATATGTGGGTGCGCTTCCAGAAGCATCGCGGCAATCAATGCATTTATGTCTGCGCGGACGACGCCCACGGTTCGGCCATCATGTTGCGCGCCGAAAAGGAAGGCATCACCCCGGAACAACTGATCGCCAACGTGCAGGCTGAACACAGCGCCGACTTTGCCGAGTTCCTGGTGGACTTCGACAACTTCCACTCGACCCATTCCGAAGAAAACCGCGAGCTGTCGAGCCAGATCTACAAGCGCCTGCGTGACGCCGGGCACATTGCCACGCGCTCGATCACCCAGTATTTCGACCCGGACAAGAAAATGTTCCTGGCCGACCGCTTCATCAAGGGCACCTGCCCGAAATGCGGCACCGAAGACCAGTACGGCGACAACTGCGAAAAGTGCGGTGCCACCTACGCGCCGACTGACCTGAAGAATCCGAAATCGGCCATTTCAGGTGCCACCCCGGTGCTCAAGGATTCCCAGCACTTCTTCTTCAAGCTCCCGGATTTCCAGCAGATGCTGCAAACCTGGACCCGCAGCGGCACCCTGCAGGACGCGGTGGCCAACAAGATCGCCGAGTGGCTGGATGCTGGCCTGCAACAGTGGGACATCTCCCGCGATGCGCCTTACTTCGGTTTCGAGATCCCGGACGAGCCGGGCAAATACTTCTATGTGTGGCTGGATGCGCCGATCGGCTACATGGCCAGCTTCAAGAATCTGTGCGACCGCACGCCGGAGCTGGACTTCGACGCGTTCTGGGCCAAGGACTCCACCGCCGAGCTGTACCACTTCATCGGCAAGGACATCGTCAACTTCCACGCGCTGTTCTGGCCAGCGATGCTTGAAGGCTCGGGCTACCGCAAGCCAACCGGCATCGCTGTGCATGGCTATCTGACGGTCAACGGCCAGAAGATGTCCAAGTCTCGCGGCACCTTCATCAAGGCGCGCACCTACCTGGATCACCTGTCGCCGGAATACCTGCGCTATTACTACGCCTCCAAGCTGGGCCGTGGCGTCGACGACCTGGACCTGAACCTGGAAGATTTCGTACAAAAGGTCAACTCGGACCTGGTCGGCAAAGTCGTCAACATCGCCAGCCGTTGCGCCGGGTTTATCCACAAGGGCAACGCCGGTGTAATGGTGGCGGAAAACGCTGCGCCGGAACTGACTGAAGCCTTCCTGGCGGCCGCGCCAAGCATTGCCGACGCCTATGAAGCCCGCGACTTTGCCCGCGCCATGCGCGAGATCATGGGCCTGGCCGACCGTGCCAACGCCTGGATTGCCGACAAAGCGCCCTGGTCGCTGAACAAGCAGGAAGGCAAAGAAGCTGAAGTCCAGGCGATCTGCTCCACCGGCATCAACCTGTTCCGCCAGTTGGTGATCTTCCTCAAGCCGGTCCTGCCATTGCTGGCCGCCGACGCCGAGGCGTTCCTCAATGTGGCTCCCTTGACCTGGGCCGACCACGCCACGTGGCTCAGCAACCATCAGTTGAACGCGTTCAAGCCGCTGATGACCCGTATCGACCCGGTGAAAGTCCAGGCCATGACCGACGCTTCGAAAGAAGACCTGATTGCCAGCCAGACCGATACCGGGCAATCCTCACCTGCGGGCAATGGCGAACTGGCCAAGGACCCGATTTCCCCGGAAATCGATTTCGACGCCTTTGCCGCCGTGGACCTGCGCGTGGCGCTGATTATCAAGGCCGAAGCCGTGGAAGGTGCCGACAAGCTGCTGCGCCTGACGCTGGACATCGGTGACGAACAGCGCAACGTGTTCTCCGGGATCAAGAGCGCTTATCCGGACCCGTCCAAGCTCGATGGTCGCCTGACCATGATGATTGCCAACCTCAAGCCACGGAAAATGAAGTTTGGCATTTCCGAAGGCATGGTGATGGCAGCTGGCCCCGGAGGCGAGGAAATCTACCTGCTGAGCCCGGACAGCGGCGCCAAGCCGGGTCAACGTATCAAGTAA
- the nth gene encoding endonuclease III, with protein sequence MNAAKRLEIFRRFHEDNPEPKTELAYSSPFELLIAVILSAQSTDVGVNKATAKLYPVANTPAAIYALGVEGLSEYIKTIGLYNSKAKNVIETCRLLMELHAGEVPQTREALEALPGVGRKTANVVLNTAFRQLTMAVDTHIFRVSNRTGIARGKNVVEVEKQLMKFVPKPYLLDSHHWLILHGRYVCQARKPRCGSCRIEDLCEYKDKTSDD encoded by the coding sequence ATGAACGCCGCAAAACGCCTGGAAATTTTCCGCAGGTTTCACGAAGACAATCCGGAACCCAAAACCGAGCTGGCCTACTCCTCGCCGTTCGAATTATTGATTGCGGTGATCCTGTCGGCTCAGTCCACCGACGTGGGCGTCAACAAGGCGACCGCCAAGTTGTACCCGGTAGCGAATACCCCCGCAGCGATTTATGCCCTCGGCGTGGAAGGCTTGTCCGAATACATCAAGACCATTGGCCTGTACAACAGCAAAGCCAAGAACGTGATCGAGACATGCCGCCTGCTAATGGAACTGCACGCAGGCGAGGTACCACAAACGCGGGAAGCCCTTGAGGCCTTGCCGGGCGTGGGGCGTAAGACGGCTAACGTCGTGCTCAATACGGCATTCCGGCAACTGACCATGGCGGTGGACACGCACATTTTCCGCGTCAGTAACCGAACCGGTATTGCACGCGGGAAGAATGTGGTCGAGGTGGAAAAGCAACTGATGAAGTTCGTACCCAAGCCGTATCTGCTCGACTCCCACCACTGGCTGATCCTGCACGGGCGCTACGTTTGCCAGGCTCGCAAGCCACGCTGCGGCAGCTGTCGTATCGAAGACCTGTGTGAATACAAGGACAAGACGTCCGACGATTGA
- the fdxA gene encoding ferredoxin FdxA, producing the protein MTFVVTDNCIKCKYTDCVEVCPVDCFYEGPNFLVIHPDECIDCALCEPECPAVAIFSEDEVPAEMQEFIQLNVELAEIWPNITEKKDPLPDAAEWDGKKGKIADLER; encoded by the coding sequence ATGACCTTCGTCGTCACCGACAACTGCATCAAGTGCAAGTACACCGACTGCGTAGAAGTGTGTCCGGTGGACTGCTTCTACGAAGGCCCGAACTTCCTGGTTATCCACCCGGATGAGTGCATTGACTGCGCCCTGTGTGAGCCGGAATGCCCGGCCGTCGCGATTTTCTCCGAGGACGAAGTCCCGGCGGAGATGCAGGAGTTTATTCAGTTGAACGTCGAGCTGGCGGAGATCTGGCCGAATATCACTGAGAAGAAAGATCCGCTGCCCGATGCCGCGGAGTGGGATGGCAAGAAAGGTAAGATTGCAGACCTCGAACGCTGA
- the apbC gene encoding iron-sulfur cluster carrier protein ApbC: MSAVNRAAVEAVLRQYTDPYLNQDPVSAGCVRAIEVQGDQVSVQLELGYAAGLFKSGWAQMLQMGIEGLDGVASAKVDIRCVIAPHKAQAQIPGLANVKNVVAVASGKGGVGKSTTAANLALALAREGARVGILDADIYGPSQGVMFGIAEGTRPKVKDQKWFVPIESLGVEVMSMAFLTDDNTPMVWRGPMVSGALLQLVTQTAWGDLDYLVIDMPPGTGDIQLTLAQKVPVAGAVIVTTPQDLALLDARKGVEMFRKVNIPVLGVVENMAVHICSNCGHAEHLFGEGGGEKLATQYGVELLASLPLSMDIREQADGGKPTVAAEPDGQVAMIYQELARHVGARIVLQEAAAPAMPTITVSDD, translated from the coding sequence ATGAGCGCCGTCAATCGCGCAGCGGTGGAAGCCGTTCTTCGCCAATACACCGACCCTTATTTGAACCAGGACCCGGTCAGTGCCGGTTGCGTACGTGCCATCGAGGTCCAGGGTGACCAGGTGTCGGTACAACTGGAGCTGGGCTATGCCGCCGGCCTGTTCAAGAGCGGCTGGGCGCAGATGTTGCAAATGGGCATCGAGGGCCTGGATGGCGTGGCTTCGGCCAAGGTCGACATCCGGTGTGTGATCGCGCCGCACAAGGCTCAGGCGCAGATCCCGGGCCTGGCCAACGTCAAGAACGTGGTGGCGGTGGCCTCCGGCAAGGGGGGCGTGGGTAAATCCACCACCGCGGCCAACCTGGCCCTGGCCCTGGCCCGGGAAGGTGCACGGGTGGGTATTCTCGACGCCGATATCTACGGGCCGAGCCAGGGCGTGATGTTCGGTATCGCCGAAGGCACGCGGCCGAAGGTCAAGGACCAGAAATGGTTTGTACCCATCGAGTCGCTGGGCGTGGAAGTGATGTCCATGGCCTTTCTCACCGATGACAATACACCGATGGTCTGGCGGGGGCCGATGGTCTCCGGTGCGTTGCTGCAACTGGTCACGCAGACGGCCTGGGGCGACCTCGACTACCTGGTAATCGACATGCCGCCAGGCACTGGCGACATCCAGCTCACCCTGGCGCAGAAAGTCCCGGTGGCGGGGGCGGTGATCGTTACCACCCCTCAGGACCTGGCGCTGCTGGACGCCAGGAAAGGCGTGGAGATGTTCCGCAAGGTCAATATTCCGGTGCTGGGCGTCGTGGAAAACATGGCGGTACACATCTGCTCCAACTGTGGTCATGCCGAGCATCTGTTTGGTGAGGGCGGGGGTGAGAAGCTCGCGACACAATACGGCGTCGAACTGCTCGCCTCGTTGCCACTGTCGATGGATATCCGCGAACAGGCCGATGGCGGTAAACCCACTGTTGCGGCCGAACCCGATGGGCAGGTTGCGATGATCTATCAGGAACTGGCCCGTCATGTGGGGGCGCGCATCGTGTTGCAGGAAGCAGCTGCCCCGGCGATGCCGACCATTACGGTCAGCGACGACTGA
- a CDS encoding response regulator transcription factor gives MNKVLIVDDHPVIRLAVRMLMERHGYEVVAETDNGVDALQLAREHMPDIVILDIGIPKLDGLEVICRLASTKQAVSFKVLVLTSQAPGHFSMRCMQAGAAGYVCKQQDLTELLSAIKAVLSGYSYFPNQALNSVRSTMGNASEADMVERLSGREMMVLQQLARGKTNKEIADGMFLSNKTVSTYKTRLLLKLNARSLVDLIELAQRNGLV, from the coding sequence ATGAATAAAGTGCTGATCGTGGATGATCATCCCGTCATTCGTCTTGCTGTGCGCATGCTAATGGAGCGTCATGGTTATGAGGTCGTTGCCGAGACTGATAACGGTGTCGATGCATTGCAACTTGCACGGGAACATATGCCGGACATTGTCATACTGGATATAGGAATTCCCAAGCTCGATGGCCTGGAAGTTATTTGTCGGCTGGCTTCGACCAAGCAGGCGGTATCGTTCAAGGTGCTGGTGCTGACGTCACAAGCTCCTGGCCATTTTTCCATGCGCTGCATGCAGGCAGGGGCGGCCGGCTATGTGTGCAAGCAGCAGGATCTGACAGAACTGTTGAGTGCCATCAAGGCGGTGCTTTCCGGCTACAGCTACTTCCCGAACCAGGCGCTGAACTCGGTGCGCTCAACCATGGGCAACGCCAGTGAAGCCGATATGGTCGAACGCCTTTCAGGCCGAGAGATGATGGTGCTGCAACAATTGGCCCGTGGTAAAACCAACAAGGAGATTGCCGACGGCATGTTCCTCAGCAACAAAACGGTCAGTACCTACAAGACTCGCCTGCTACTCAAGCTCAATGCCCGCTCCCTCGTGGACCTGATCGAACTGGCCCAGCGCAACGGCCTGGTCTAG
- a CDS encoding argininosuccinate synthase: MADVNKVVLAYSGGLDTSVILKWLQDTYNCEVVTFTADLGQGEEVEPARAKAQAMGVKEIYIDDLREEFVRDFVFPMFRANTVYEGEYLLGTSIARPLIAKRLIEIANETGADAISHGATGKGNDQVRFELGAYALKPGVKVIAPWREWDLLSREKLMDYAEKHGIPIERHGKKKSPYSMDANLLHISYEGGVLEDTWTEHEEDMWKWTVSPENAPDKPQYLELTYRNGDIVALDGVEMTPATVLATLNRIGGQHGIGRLDIVENRYVGMKSRGCYETPGGTIMLRAHRAIESITLDREVAHLKDELMPKYASLIYTGYWWSPERLMLQQMIDASQAHVNGVVRLKLYKGNVIVTGRKSDESLFDSNIATFEEDGGAYNQADAAGFIKLNALRMRIAANKGRSLF, from the coding sequence ATGGCCGACGTAAACAAGGTCGTTCTCGCGTATTCCGGCGGCCTGGACACTTCGGTGATCCTCAAGTGGCTGCAGGATACTTATAACTGTGAAGTGGTGACCTTCACCGCTGACCTGGGTCAGGGCGAAGAGGTCGAACCTGCACGTGCCAAGGCGCAAGCCATGGGCGTGAAAGAGATCTACATTGACGACCTGCGCGAAGAGTTCGTCCGCGATTTCGTCTTCCCGATGTTTCGCGCCAACACTGTCTACGAAGGCGAGTACCTGCTGGGTACCTCCATCGCACGTCCGCTGATCGCCAAGCGCCTGATCGAAATCGCCAACGAAACCGGCGCCGACGCTATTTCCCATGGCGCCACCGGCAAGGGCAACGACCAGGTACGTTTCGAACTGGGTGCCTACGCCCTCAAGCCAGGGGTAAAAGTGATTGCCCCTTGGCGTGAATGGGACCTGCTGTCCCGTGAAAAGCTGATGGACTACGCTGAAAAGCACGGCATTCCGATCGAACGCCATGGCAAGAAGAAGTCGCCGTACTCGATGGATGCCAACCTGCTGCACATCTCTTATGAAGGCGGCGTGCTGGAAGACACCTGGACCGAGCACGAAGAAGACATGTGGAAATGGACCGTCTCCCCGGAGAACGCTCCTGACAAGCCGCAGTACCTGGAACTGACCTATCGTAACGGCGATATCGTTGCGCTGGACGGCGTTGAAATGACCCCGGCCACCGTACTGGCGACCTTGAACCGGATCGGCGGCCAGCACGGCATCGGGCGCCTGGACATCGTTGAGAACCGCTACGTAGGCATGAAGTCCCGTGGCTGCTACGAAACCCCTGGCGGCACCATCATGCTGCGCGCCCACCGCGCCATCGAGTCCATCACCCTGGACCGTGAAGTAGCCCACCTCAAAGACGAACTGATGCCCAAGTACGCCAGCTTGATCTACACCGGCTACTGGTGGAGCCCTGAGCGCCTGATGCTGCAACAGATGATCGACGCTTCCCAGGCTCACGTGAATGGCGTCGTGCGCCTGAAGCTGTACAAGGGCAATGTGATTGTCACGGGCCGCAAGTCCGATGAGTCGCTGTTCGATTCCAACATTGCCACCTTCGAAGAAGACGGCGGGGCCTACAACCAGGCGGATGCGGCCGGGTTTATCAAGTTGAACGCACTGCGTATGCGTATTGCTGCTAACAAGGGCCGCTCGTTGTTCTAA
- the pyrC gene encoding dihydroorotase yields MSDRLTLLRPDDWHIHLRDGAALPQTVADVARTFGRAIIMPNLVPPVRNAAEADAYRQRILAARPAGSRFEPLMVLYLTDRTQPEEIREAKARGFVHAAKLYPAGATTNSDSGVTSIDKILPAIEAMAEVGMPLLIHGEVTRGDVDVFDREKVFIDEHMRRVVELFPTLKVVFEHITTADAVQFVTEASANVGATITAHHLLYNRNHMLVGGIRPHFYCLPILKRNTHQVALLDAATSGNPKFFLGTDSAPHAQHAKEAACGCAGCYTAFAAIELYAEAFEQRNALDKLEGFASLNGPRFYGLPANTDRITLVREDWTAPASLPFGELTVIPLRAGETLRWRLLEESK; encoded by the coding sequence ATGTCCGACCGCCTGACCCTGCTGCGTCCCGACGACTGGCATATTCATCTTCGCGATGGTGCTGCGTTACCCCAAACCGTGGCCGATGTGGCGCGCACGTTTGGCCGTGCCATCATCATGCCTAACCTGGTACCTCCGGTGCGCAATGCCGCAGAAGCCGACGCCTATCGCCAGCGCATCCTCGCTGCACGACCGGCCGGCAGCCGCTTCGAACCGTTGATGGTGCTCTACCTGACCGACCGCACCCAGCCTGAAGAAATTCGTGAGGCCAAGGCCCGCGGCTTCGTGCACGCCGCCAAGCTGTACCCGGCCGGCGCGACCACCAACTCCGATTCCGGCGTGACCAGCATCGACAAGATCCTGCCAGCCATCGAAGCCATGGCCGAGGTGGGCATGCCGCTGCTGATCCACGGGGAAGTCACCCGTGGCGACGTGGACGTTTTTGATCGCGAGAAGGTCTTCATCGACGAGCACATGCGTCGCGTGGTCGAGCTGTTCCCGACCCTGAAGGTGGTGTTCGAGCACATCACCACGGCCGATGCCGTGCAGTTCGTCACCGAGGCTTCGGCCAATGTGGGCGCGACCATCACCGCCCATCACCTGCTCTACAACCGCAACCACATGCTGGTGGGCGGGATTCGGCCGCACTTCTACTGCCTGCCGATCCTCAAGCGCAACACCCACCAGGTGGCGTTGCTGGACGCCGCCACCAGCGGCAACCCGAAGTTCTTCCTCGGCACCGACTCCGCGCCCCATGCCCAGCACGCCAAGGAAGCCGCCTGCGGTTGCGCCGGTTGCTACACGGCGTTCGCCGCTATAGAGCTGTATGCCGAAGCGTTTGAACAGCGCAATGCCCTGGACAAACTCGAGGGCTTCGCCAGCCTCAATGGCCCGCGTTTCTACGGCCTGCCGGCAAATACCGACCGCATCACCCTGGTTCGTGAAGACTGGACCGCCCCTGCCAGCCTGCCATTCGGCGAGCTGACTGTTATCCCGCTGCGCGCCGGTGAAACACTGCGCTGGCGCCTGCTGGAGGAAAGCAAGTGA
- the rsxB gene encoding electron transport complex subunit RsxB, producing MNLIQRIDALLPQTQCGKCGHPGCKPYAEGIAKGEAINKCPPGGQETITGLAYLLRVPVLDLDISRGEAPAQIAYIREAECIGCTKCIQACPVDAIVGAAKLMHTVIIDECTGCDLCVAPCPVDCIELRPLVSVVPIVGGLATNDLERHERSLKRDRARRRYEQRNARLQREEEHKLAERLARSERSAPMDTIPVDNHQVVQDAAIKKARITVAMSRAQLYKSLKAFGHPPTFEQQSQLIVLQRQFEAAEQVLAMLEVDSPPATAIPKDPALKRAKIQLAMRRAELKKAREQRADNQQLATLSAALTAAEHNLHEAEAASEQPRPSLQRVEKRPIDSQLRQLKTALAYARADVSKLQRQPAPSVDELNAAQRRLDEAERQLQAHRPSP from the coding sequence ATGAACCTCATTCAACGTATCGACGCGCTGCTACCGCAGACTCAATGCGGCAAGTGCGGGCACCCGGGCTGCAAGCCTTACGCCGAGGGTATCGCTAAAGGCGAGGCAATCAACAAGTGCCCGCCGGGTGGGCAAGAAACCATCACTGGGCTTGCGTACTTGCTACGCGTACCGGTGCTGGACCTGGATATCAGCCGCGGCGAAGCACCGGCGCAGATTGCCTATATCCGCGAAGCCGAATGCATCGGTTGTACCAAATGCATCCAGGCTTGCCCAGTGGATGCCATCGTTGGCGCCGCCAAATTGATGCATACGGTGATAATCGACGAGTGCACCGGTTGCGATCTGTGCGTCGCCCCCTGCCCTGTCGACTGCATTGAGCTGCGCCCACTGGTCAGTGTCGTCCCCATAGTGGGTGGCCTGGCGACCAACGATCTCGAGCGCCATGAACGTAGCCTCAAGCGTGATCGGGCACGCAGGCGTTATGAACAACGCAATGCGCGCCTGCAACGGGAAGAAGAACACAAGCTCGCTGAACGCCTGGCACGTTCCGAGCGCTCGGCACCGATGGACACAATACCTGTAGATAACCATCAGGTTGTTCAGGATGCTGCGATCAAGAAAGCCAGGATCACCGTCGCGATGAGCCGCGCCCAGTTGTACAAATCCTTGAAAGCGTTTGGCCATCCACCGACTTTTGAGCAGCAGTCGCAACTGATCGTCCTGCAACGGCAATTCGAAGCTGCGGAGCAGGTGCTGGCCATGCTTGAGGTGGACAGCCCGCCAGCGACAGCAATACCCAAGGACCCAGCACTCAAGCGTGCCAAGATCCAACTGGCCATGCGTCGTGCGGAATTGAAAAAGGCGCGGGAGCAGCGTGCTGACAACCAGCAACTGGCCACATTGAGTGCCGCGTTGACTGCCGCCGAGCACAACCTGCATGAAGCCGAAGCAGCCTCCGAGCAGCCGCGACCGTCTTTGCAGCGCGTGGAAAAACGCCCTATCGACAGCCAACTGCGTCAGTTGAAAACCGCGTTGGCCTACGCTCGCGCTGATGTCAGCAAATTACAACGTCAACCGGCCCCATCTGTGGATGAATTGAACGCCGCGCAGCGAAGGCTGGACGAGGCAGAGCGTCAGCTGCAAGCCCATAGACCGAGCCCATAA
- a CDS encoding PA3496 family putative envelope integrity protein: MSTGKEQLEVEDDLVESDDDVVEAPVAEVAKTNLSKRRTIDNLLEERRLQKQLADYDFDF, from the coding sequence ATGAGCACTGGCAAAGAACAACTGGAAGTAGAAGACGACCTCGTTGAGTCGGACGATGATGTGGTAGAGGCACCTGTGGCAGAGGTGGCCAAGACCAATTTGAGCAAACGCCGCACTATCGACAATCTTCTGGAAGAGCGACGCTTGCAAAAACAGCTGGCCGATTACGACTTCGATTTCTGA
- a CDS encoding peroxiredoxin, translating to MSVLVGKQAPDFDVPAVLGNGEIVDSFKLSEAIKGKYGLVFFYPLDFTFVCPSELIALDHRMDDFKARNVEVVAVSIDSHFTHNAWRNTAINDGGIGKVKYTMAADMKHDIAKAYDVESEGGVAFRGAFLIDDKGVVRSQIINDLPLGRNMEELIRLVDALQFHEEHGEVCPANWKKGDKGMNASPEGVAAYLTENAGKL from the coding sequence ATGAGCGTACTCGTCGGTAAACAAGCCCCGGATTTCGACGTCCCAGCCGTCCTCGGCAATGGCGAAATCGTTGATAGCTTCAAACTGTCCGAAGCCATCAAAGGCAAATACGGCCTGGTCTTCTTCTACCCGCTGGACTTCACCTTCGTCTGCCCTTCGGAGCTGATCGCCCTGGACCACCGCATGGACGACTTCAAGGCGCGTAATGTAGAAGTAGTGGCTGTTTCCATCGACTCCCACTTCACCCACAACGCTTGGCGCAACACTGCCATCAATGATGGCGGCATCGGCAAAGTCAAATACACCATGGCTGCCGACATGAAGCATGACATCGCCAAGGCCTACGACGTTGAATCCGAAGGCGGCGTGGCCTTCCGTGGCGCGTTCCTGATCGACGACAAGGGCGTCGTTCGCTCGCAGATCATCAACGACCTGCCGCTGGGTCGTAACATGGAAGAGCTCATTCGCCTGGTCGACGCCCTGCAATTCCACGAAGAGCACGGTGAAGTCTGCCCTGCCAACTGGAAAAAAGGCGACAAGGGCATGAACGCTTCGCCAGAAGGTGTTGCTGCTTACCTGACCGAGAACGCTGGCAAGCTGTAA
- the rnt gene encoding ribonuclease T, with the protein MSEDHYDDEQEHSGGGSRHPMAERFRGYLPVVIDVETGGFNCATDALLEIAATTIGMDEHGFVFPEHTHFFRVEPFEGANIEAAALEFTGIKLDHPLRMAVSEEAALTDIFRGVRKALKANGCKRAILVGHNSSFDLGFLNAAVARLDMKRNPFHPFSSFDTATLAGLAYGQTVLAKACQAAGIDFDGREAHSARYDTEKTAELFCGIVNRWKQMGGWEDFSD; encoded by the coding sequence GTGAGTGAAGACCATTACGACGACGAACAAGAGCACAGTGGTGGCGGTTCCCGTCACCCGATGGCCGAGCGATTTCGCGGCTATCTGCCGGTTGTCATCGACGTAGAAACCGGTGGTTTCAATTGCGCCACCGACGCCTTGCTGGAAATCGCCGCTACCACTATCGGCATGGATGAACACGGTTTTGTGTTCCCGGAACATACCCACTTCTTCCGCGTCGAGCCATTCGAAGGCGCCAATATCGAAGCGGCAGCCCTGGAGTTCACCGGCATCAAGCTCGACCATCCGCTGCGCATGGCGGTGAGCGAAGAAGCGGCGCTGACCGATATCTTCCGCGGTGTGCGCAAAGCGCTGAAGGCCAATGGCTGCAAACGCGCGATCCTGGTGGGCCACAACAGCAGTTTCGACCTGGGCTTCCTGAATGCCGCCGTGGCGCGACTGGACATGAAGCGCAATCCGTTTCACCCGTTCTCCAGCTTCGACACCGCCACCCTTGCCGGTCTGGCGTATGGCCAGACCGTGTTGGCCAAAGCCTGTCAGGCGGCCGGTATCGACTTCGACGGCCGTGAGGCTCACTCGGCCCGCTACGATACCGAGAAGACTGCCGAGCTGTTCTGCGGCATCGTCAATCGCTGGAAGCAGATGGGCGGCTGGGAAGACTTCAGCGATTGA